A window of the Candidatus Neomarinimicrobiota bacterium genome harbors these coding sequences:
- a CDS encoding ketoacyl-ACP synthase III, protein MIRAAITGVASYVPKKIITNFDLEKMVDTNDEWIVSRTGIKERHVVAEGEASSDMSVSAVTKLLAETETKAEEIDAIIVATVTPDMLFPSTAALIQEKIGATNAWGYDLSGACSGFLFALKSGSSLIQTGSKKVIVVGVDTMSSILDYTDRNTCILFGDGAGAVLLEPTEDENYGMIDDILRIDGSGADALYMKAGGSRKPATHATIDAREHYIYQDGRSVFKRASNDMANVSVEILEKNNFTAEDVGIFIPHQANKRIIDVAARKAGFKDEQVLLNIDKYGNTTAATLPLGLDEVVREKRIKDGDLVLFAAFGAGYTWGSILLRYGPSKKG, encoded by the coding sequence ATGATCAGAGCTGCAATAACTGGAGTCGCCTCCTATGTACCCAAAAAGATAATTACAAATTTTGATTTGGAAAAAATGGTGGACACCAACGATGAATGGATCGTCAGTCGTACAGGCATTAAAGAAAGACATGTCGTAGCTGAAGGTGAAGCCAGTTCTGATATGAGTGTGAGTGCAGTGACCAAGCTTCTGGCTGAAACTGAAACCAAGGCTGAAGAGATTGATGCCATTATTGTGGCAACCGTCACTCCTGACATGCTTTTCCCGTCCACTGCTGCTTTGATTCAGGAAAAAATCGGCGCCACCAATGCCTGGGGTTATGATCTTTCAGGCGCCTGCTCTGGTTTCCTCTTTGCACTTAAATCAGGTTCCTCCCTCATCCAGACCGGCTCAAAAAAGGTCATTGTTGTAGGAGTGGATACCATGAGCTCTATTCTGGACTATACGGATCGAAATACCTGTATCCTTTTTGGTGATGGTGCCGGCGCAGTCTTGCTCGAGCCCACTGAAGATGAAAACTATGGAATGATCGATGATATTCTGCGCATTGACGGTAGCGGTGCCGACGCCCTGTATATGAAAGCAGGTGGAAGCAGGAAACCTGCCACCCATGCCACTATCGATGCTCGTGAACATTATATCTATCAGGATGGACGCAGTGTTTTTAAACGTGCCTCCAATGATATGGCTAATGTCAGCGTCGAAATTCTTGAAAAAAACAATTTTACTGCTGAGGATGTAGGGATTTTTATTCCACATCAGGCAAATAAACGTATCATCGATGTTGCTGCACGAAAAGCAGGTTTCAAAGATGAACAGGTCTTGCTTAATATTGATAAATATGGCAATACAACCGCTGCTACACTTCCCCTTGGATTGGATGAGGTGGTCCGTGAGAAGCGGATAAAAGATGGCGACCTTGTTCTGTTTGCTGCATTTGGTGCAGGGTATACCTGGGGTAGTATTTTACTGCGCTATGGGCCTAGCAAGAAAGGGT
- the plsX gene encoding phosphate acyltransferase PlsX: protein MKIVVDSMGGDNAPFINIEGAIQYLNDPKSIGEVILVGKEDLIRKELQKRSFESPRLHIQHASQVVGMDESPTRSYKEKKDSSMRVGIGMVKSKEADAFISAGNTGAIMTYSLLSLGRIPGVDRPAVGAFMPHEEGATLLLDVGATAEAKPKNLLQYGIMGSIVHRNVTKTKEPRVALMSIGEESQKGTPLVKEAKRLLEESNLNFKGYAEGRDIFFDKFDVIVTDGFTGNVSLKLAESTFKTLFSMIKKRIDRPSRLLGARLIKPVFTELMGIFDPNNYGGSPLLGIKGISIIAHGSSNEKAIKAALFEAQSLIKSNLIEVIEQEITKSLSTITYTDLDEQIIHH from the coding sequence ATGAAAATCGTGGTTGATAGTATGGGGGGCGATAATGCCCCTTTTATCAATATAGAAGGTGCTATTCAATATTTGAATGATCCCAAAAGTATTGGTGAAGTCATCCTGGTTGGTAAGGAAGACCTTATTCGCAAAGAACTTCAAAAGAGATCTTTTGAAAGTCCGCGATTACATATTCAGCATGCCTCCCAGGTGGTTGGCATGGATGAATCCCCTACCCGGTCCTACAAGGAAAAAAAAGATTCATCAATGCGTGTGGGTATAGGTATGGTCAAGTCAAAAGAAGCAGACGCTTTTATCTCTGCCGGGAATACTGGTGCTATCATGACCTATTCCCTCCTCTCACTGGGTCGCATCCCTGGAGTCGATCGCCCTGCAGTTGGAGCCTTTATGCCCCACGAAGAAGGTGCTACCCTTTTGCTGGATGTGGGTGCAACAGCTGAAGCCAAACCAAAAAATTTACTTCAATACGGCATCATGGGCAGCATTGTTCATCGTAATGTTACCAAAACCAAGGAGCCCAGAGTTGCCCTCATGAGCATTGGGGAGGAATCTCAAAAAGGAACCCCCTTGGTCAAAGAGGCCAAGCGACTTCTGGAAGAATCCAACTTGAACTTTAAGGGCTATGCTGAAGGCCGAGATATCTTTTTTGATAAATTTGATGTTATTGTTACCGATGGATTTACTGGTAACGTCTCATTAAAGCTGGCTGAGAGTACATTCAAAACTCTATTTAGTATGATCAAGAAAAGAATAGATCGTCCCAGCAGACTTCTAGGTGCCCGGCTAATCAAACCAGTCTTTACCGAACTGATGGGTATTTTCGACCCCAACAATTATGGCGGTTCACCCTTACTCGGCATCAAGGGTATCTCCATCATAGCCCACGGATCCTCAAATGAGAAAGCCATTAAGGCAGCTCTTTTTGAAGCCCAAAGCCTTATCAAATCGAATTTGATTGAGGTCATCGAACAGGAAATTACAAAATCCCTATCCACTATTACCTACACGGATTTGGACGAACAAATCATCCACCATTAA